One stretch of Eupeodes corollae chromosome 2, idEupCoro1.1, whole genome shotgun sequence DNA includes these proteins:
- the LOC129944913 gene encoding uncharacterized protein LOC129944913 encodes MAYRSQGSSLIIIDSDEIAPSPSVESIEFVESVEELEESVQGPNITILNTVPQEETSLKNNISRFGVQSTIVTKINPEQIIKSNDSIENVFIRLNRHDFAYIASVINAAFPSEAKEEYYSPAINGQKASGKLYDTFANYRNLLSSTGLINRRSKKSSRDLDSTIVNVCDDNCEAFKFIQEYNEPFDEVLENWKRSFAVRWNILEDNKVETADYLAKFPIFILNNSNIFKLFLEDSKMLHPDIALNIDWQICNKVLENGSHLKDPTVKKWITASLNCSEENRKAIGLLVLPYLFPSTKIKARQGKQSFKASKLEIQEKFILYFEGTHVYCIVYDSMRTPILPTIATHHHSSSSTSSTSC; translated from the exons ATGGCGTATC gaTCCCAAGGAAGTTCTTTGATTATAATTGATAGTGATGAAATAGCACCATCACCATCTGTTGAATCAATAGAGTTTGTAGAGTCTGTAGAAGAGTTAGAAGAGTCTGTTCAAGGACCTAACATCACGATTTTAAATACAGTTCCTCAAGAAGAAACGTCTTTGAAGAATAACATTTCAAGATTTGGTGTACAATCAACTATTGTAACAAAAATCAATCCAGag caaataataaaaagtaatgattctatagaaaatgtatttatcaGATTGAATCGCCATGATTTTGCGTATATAGCTTCTGTCATAAACGCAGCTTTTCCTTCTGAGGCAAAAGAAGAATATTACAGCCCTGCGATTAATGGCCAAAAGGCATCCGGAAAGTTATATGACACCTTTGCAAACTATAGAAATTTGCTATCAAGCACCGGGCTTATTAATAGGAGATCGAAAAAATCATCAAGGGATTTAGACTCAACAATAG TTAATGTTTGCGACGACAACTGCGAAGCTTTTAAATTTATCCAAGAGTATAACGAACCATTCGatgaagttcttgaaaattggaaaagaagtTTTGCAGTAAGATGGAACATTTTGGAGGACAATAAAGTTGAAACGGCTGATTACCTCGctaaatttccaatttttatacTCAACaacagtaatattttcaaatta TTTTTAGAAGACTCAAAAATGTTGCACCCGGACATTGCCTTAAATATAGATTGGCAAATCTGTAATAAGGTTTTAGAAAATGGAAGCCATTTGAAGGATCCTACCGTTAAAAAGTGGATTACTGCAAGCCTAAACTGTTCCGAAG aaaatagaaaagcTATTGGGCTTCTAGTACTACCGTACTTATTtccttcaacaaaaataaaggccAGGCAaggaaaacaaagttttaaggcgtcaaaacttgaaattcaagaaaaatttattCTATATTTCGAA GGTACGCATGTGTATTGTATAGTGTATGATTCAATGCGCACCCCCATCCTGCCCACCATAGCCACTCACCATCATTCCTCATCCTcgacatcatcaacatcatgcTAG